In one Desulfoferula mesophila genomic region, the following are encoded:
- a CDS encoding rhodanese-like domain-containing protein: MNSGQSSHILLSCMIMLLVAAVAGLAFNLLTPQGIGWTPSYLDRPQYSAVGLAQAVGLQKEGAMLVDARDPNDYKLARAAGAVNLYPEEFALLWPLLESTLRQAPAVVVYGRYFSRWPAAQVAQLLAERGLTKVYVLPGGLEDCEKAGLPVKTYRRKRP; encoded by the coding sequence TTGAACAGCGGACAGTCGTCACACATCCTCCTTTCCTGCATGATCATGCTGCTGGTCGCGGCAGTGGCCGGCCTGGCCTTCAATTTGCTGACTCCCCAGGGGATCGGCTGGACGCCCAGCTATCTGGACCGGCCCCAGTACAGCGCCGTGGGCCTGGCCCAGGCGGTGGGGCTGCAAAAAGAGGGCGCAATGCTGGTGGACGCCCGCGACCCTAACGACTACAAGCTGGCCCGCGCCGCCGGGGCGGTCAATCTCTATCCCGAGGAGTTCGCCCTGTTGTGGCCCCTGTTGGAATCCACCCTGCGCCAGGCCCCGGCGGTGGTGGTCTATGGCCGCTACTTCAGCCGTTGGCCCGCGGCCCAGGTGGCCCAGCTTTTGGCCGAGCGGGGGCTGACCAAGGTCTACGTGTTGCCCGGCGGCCTGGAAGACTGTGAAAAGGCGGGCCTGCCCGTGAAGACCTACCGGAGGAAGCGGCCATGA
- a CDS encoding GDSL-type esterase/lipase family protein, whose product MKMRLIIILVLALALGLAGACGGGGGGGGNTLGPDDIIIMYGNSITHRGPWAGLFPNNTILNYGVDGDTTSGMLSRLNTALAQNPRVICVMGGINDIIRGVSVSTAFNNLRQILIRSKAAGVTVIMESTLHTGSGYPNSFTINQKVVQLNAQLSAMTIAQGQTWLDLNSSMAKDGYLQIQYLLSDNLHLNTDGYQAWAARLNDALP is encoded by the coding sequence ATGAAGATGCGGCTGATCATCATCTTGGTTCTTGCCCTGGCCCTTGGTCTGGCCGGAGCTTGCGGCGGAGGGGGCGGCGGAGGGGGCAACACCCTCGGACCGGACGACATCATCATCATGTACGGCAACTCCATTACCCACCGCGGCCCCTGGGCGGGGCTGTTCCCCAACAACACCATCCTCAATTACGGCGTGGATGGCGACACCACCAGCGGCATGCTTTCGCGCCTGAACACGGCCTTGGCCCAAAACCCCAGGGTCATCTGCGTGATGGGCGGCATCAACGACATCATCCGTGGCGTCTCGGTATCCACGGCCTTCAACAACCTGCGCCAGATCCTCATCCGCTCCAAGGCCGCCGGGGTGACCGTTATCATGGAATCCACCCTGCACACCGGCTCGGGGTACCCCAACTCCTTCACCATCAACCAGAAGGTGGTTCAGCTCAACGCCCAGTTGTCCGCCATGACCATCGCCCAGGGCCAAACCTGGCTGGATCTCAACAGTTCCATGGCCAAGGACGGTTACCTCCAGATCCAGTACCTGCTCAGCGACAACCTGCACCTGAACACCGACGGCTATCAGGCTTGGGCCGCCAGGCTCAACGACGCCCTGCCCTAG
- a CDS encoding AMP-dependent synthetase/ligase has translation MAVPAATMEAGNEAGILNIPQLLFQRVDLLGERIAMRVKEFGLWQDISWNTYGEKVRQAAMGLAALGVVPGDTVAVIGENRPEWLYADMGTMAAGGVTAGIYTTNAAEECGYILGHSQAKIYIVEDEEQLDKALEVRDECPNLIKIVVIDPEGLRHFSDPMVINFEELLALGREHDAANPGLFEERLATRGPDDLALLIYTSGTTGPPKGAMLSHNNVLWTTKALAQAIPVYSEDELLSFLPLSHIAERMFSVYMHLRFMYTINFIENTDTVTENVVEVSPTVFFAVPRIWEKYSSSIFIKMKDATWFKRLVFGMALKIGRQRAKARLSEQGVGTALALAFALVHLLVFKKLKERLGLERVRLAVSGAAPISPDVLRFYHAIGLPLRQVYGQTEDTGPTSIHHGDLIEAENVGPAVPGVEVKIAPDGEILVKGENVFLGYFRNPEATAETLEDGWLHSGDVGELDERGYLTITDRKKDLIITSGGKNIAPQYIENKLKFSPYINDAVVIGDQRKFVSALIFIDEDNVVKFAQDSKIPFTTYASLTQAKEVKELIGREIEDVNKTLARVEQIKRFTILPKKLLEEDGEVTPTMKVKRKFINETYKDMIDAMYKR, from the coding sequence ATGGCCGTCCCCGCCGCCACCATGGAAGCAGGCAACGAGGCCGGTATCCTCAACATCCCTCAGCTCCTGTTCCAGCGGGTGGACCTGTTGGGCGAGCGCATCGCCATGCGCGTGAAGGAGTTTGGCCTGTGGCAGGACATCTCCTGGAACACCTATGGCGAAAAGGTCCGCCAGGCGGCCATGGGCCTGGCCGCTCTGGGGGTGGTGCCCGGCGACACCGTGGCGGTGATCGGGGAAAACCGGCCCGAGTGGCTCTACGCCGACATGGGCACCATGGCCGCCGGGGGGGTGACCGCCGGCATCTACACCACCAACGCGGCCGAGGAGTGCGGCTACATCCTGGGCCATTCCCAGGCCAAGATCTACATCGTCGAGGACGAGGAGCAGCTGGACAAGGCCCTGGAGGTGCGCGACGAGTGCCCCAACCTGATCAAGATCGTGGTCATCGATCCCGAGGGACTTCGGCACTTCAGCGACCCCATGGTCATCAACTTCGAGGAGCTGTTGGCCCTGGGCCGGGAGCACGACGCGGCCAACCCCGGCCTGTTCGAAGAGCGCCTGGCCACCCGGGGCCCCGACGACTTGGCCCTGTTGATCTACACCAGCGGCACCACCGGCCCGCCCAAGGGGGCCATGCTCAGCCACAACAACGTGCTGTGGACCACCAAGGCCCTGGCCCAGGCCATCCCGGTGTACTCCGAGGACGAGCTGCTTTCCTTCCTGCCGCTGAGCCACATCGCCGAGCGCATGTTCTCGGTCTACATGCACCTCAGGTTCATGTACACCATCAACTTCATCGAAAACACCGACACGGTGACCGAGAACGTGGTGGAGGTTAGCCCCACCGTGTTCTTCGCGGTGCCGCGCATCTGGGAGAAATACTCCAGTTCCATCTTCATCAAGATGAAGGACGCCACCTGGTTCAAGCGCCTGGTCTTCGGCATGGCGCTCAAGATCGGGCGCCAGCGGGCCAAGGCCCGCCTGAGCGAGCAGGGGGTGGGCACGGCCCTGGCCCTGGCCTTCGCCCTGGTGCATCTGCTGGTGTTCAAGAAGCTCAAGGAGCGCCTGGGCCTGGAGCGGGTGCGCCTGGCGGTGAGCGGCGCGGCCCCTATCAGCCCGGACGTGCTCAGGTTCTACCACGCCATCGGCCTGCCGCTTCGGCAGGTCTACGGCCAGACCGAGGACACCGGCCCCACCTCTATCCACCACGGCGACCTCATCGAGGCCGAAAACGTGGGCCCGGCGGTGCCGGGGGTGGAGGTCAAGATAGCCCCGGACGGAGAGATCCTGGTCAAGGGCGAGAACGTGTTCCTGGGCTACTTTCGCAACCCCGAGGCCACCGCCGAGACCCTGGAGGACGGCTGGCTGCACTCGGGCGACGTGGGCGAGCTGGACGAGCGGGGCTATTTGACCATCACCGACCGCAAGAAAGACCTGATCATCACCAGCGGCGGCAAGAACATCGCGCCCCAGTACATCGAGAACAAGCTCAAGTTCAGCCCCTACATCAACGACGCGGTGGTCATCGGCGATCAGCGCAAGTTCGTCAGCGCCCTGATCTTCATCGACGAAGACAACGTGGTCAAGTTCGCCCAGGACAGCAAGATACCTTTCACCACCTACGCCAGCCTGACCCAGGCCAAGGAGGTCAAGGAGCTGATCGGCCGGGAGATCGAGGACGTGAACAAGACCCTGGCCAGGGTGGAGCAGATCAAGCGCTTCACCATCCTGCCCAAAAAGCTCCTGGAAGAAGACGGCGAAGTCACCCCCACCATGAAGGTCAAGCGCAAGTTCATCAACGAGACCTACAAAGACATGATCGACGCCATGTACAAGCGCTAG
- a CDS encoding inositol monophosphatase family protein, translating into MPTTSEYLQGARAAAQAGARVLRQRWGQHLQVHDKQRFDFVTDADLASEKAVLETINRLFPGQAVLSEETPADLAQAQAMQGPLWVVDPLDGTTNYIHGFPHVAVSVALLEGGVPLAGVVLDVTKDEEFAASRGGGAWLGERRLTVADMPAPEKALLLTGFPFRHKQWLDPYMELFRDVFLESAGARRAGSAALDLAYVAAGRGQGFWELGLKPWDMAAGILLAEEAGGVVSDFHGTDQALWRGDIVAACPGLHGWLQGLCARRFPEF; encoded by the coding sequence TTGCCGACCACTTCCGAGTACCTCCAAGGCGCCCGCGCCGCGGCCCAGGCAGGGGCCCGCGTGCTGCGTCAGCGCTGGGGCCAGCATCTTCAGGTGCACGACAAACAGCGCTTCGACTTCGTGACCGACGCTGATTTAGCCAGCGAAAAAGCGGTGTTGGAAACCATCAACCGCCTTTTCCCCGGTCAGGCGGTGCTTTCCGAGGAAACCCCGGCCGACCTGGCCCAGGCCCAGGCCATGCAAGGACCCCTGTGGGTGGTGGACCCTCTGGACGGAACCACCAACTACATCCACGGGTTCCCCCACGTGGCGGTCAGTGTGGCCCTCTTGGAAGGCGGCGTGCCCCTGGCGGGGGTGGTGCTGGACGTGACCAAGGACGAGGAGTTCGCGGCCAGCCGGGGCGGGGGAGCCTGGCTGGGCGAACGCCGCCTGACGGTGGCCGACATGCCCGCTCCGGAAAAGGCCCTGCTGCTCACCGGCTTCCCCTTCCGCCACAAGCAGTGGCTGGACCCTTACATGGAGCTGTTCCGCGACGTGTTCCTGGAGAGCGCCGGGGCCCGGCGGGCCGGTTCGGCTGCGCTGGATCTGGCCTACGTGGCCGCCGGGCGGGGCCAGGGCTTCTGGGAGCTGGGGCTCAAACCCTGGGACATGGCTGCGGGCATCCTGTTGGCGGAGGAGGCCGGGGGGGTGGTCAGCGACTTCCACGGCACAGACCAGGCTCTGTGGCGCGGCGACATCGTGGCCGCCTGCCCCGGCCTGCACGGCTGGCTGCAGGGGCTGTGCGCCCGGCGTTTTCCCGAGTTTTAG